The Curtobacterium sp. MCSS17_015 genomic sequence ACCTCGCCGTCCGCTTCACCCCCGAGGACGTCGAGCAGGTGCTGCTGCACGAGATCGCGCACGCACTGAGCGGTCCCCGGGCGGGGCACGGGCCCACCTGGCGCCGGACGGCCGCGGCGCTCGGCTACACCGGGTCACGGCTGCACGACGGGCCGATCGCGAGTGAGCTCGCCCCGTGGGTGGGCCACTGCCCCGCCGGACACGAGCACTTCCGGTACCGGACCCCCACGCGCCCGCTCGCCTGTGCCCGGTGTTCGCGCCGGTTCGACGAGCGGAACGTCATCGCATGGGTGCGCCGTCCGCACTCTGAGACGGCCGCGTCTACCCCAGCAGTGGCGGATCGTGTCGGAGGCGCGCCGCTCACCCGTTAGCCTGGGCGGATGCGAACAGGGCAGGACATCCGGACCGATGCCGGGTCCTCGTGGTTCTTCGACGCGGGACGGATCGCCCTGGACTTCGCACACACCGGTGGGTTCGCGGACGACCCGGACCGCCGTCGCCCGCGTGGGCACCTCGGCGAGCTGCTCGCCACCCCGGCCGACCTCGACGAGTGGCTCGGCCTGC encodes the following:
- a CDS encoding SprT-like domain-containing protein, whose translation is MTALDRVRSRAAELMGAHLADRSWAFAFDNAKTRAGQCDFARRRITVSRHLAVRFTPEDVEQVLLHEIAHALSGPRAGHGPTWRRTAAALGYTGSRLHDGPIASELAPWVGHCPAGHEHFRYRTPTRPLACARCSRRFDERNVIAWVRRPHSETAASTPAVADRVGGAPLTR